CGCCCTCGTGGCCCCGAAGTGGAAGGTCTTCCTCGCGGCCTTCGCCGTCGTGCTCGCCGCGGACCAGGCGACCAAGCAGGCCGTGATCGAGCGCTTCGCCTACGGCGAGCGGCTGCGCCTGGTCGACGGCCTCCTCGACCTCACGCACGTCCGCAACCCGGGCGGCGCGTTCAGCTTCCTCGCCCAGCTCCCGCCCGACCTCGAATGGGTGCGCCCGCTCTTCTTCGTCGGGATGGCGGGCCTCGCGATCGCGCTGCTGCTCGGCTTCTTCGCGCGGCTGCCCGCCGAGGCGCGCTTCTCGGCGCTCGCGCTCGGCAGCGTCCTCGGCGGCGCCCTCGGCAACCTGCTCGATCGGCTCCGCCACGGAGAGGTCGTCGACTTCATCGACGTGCACCTGACGGCCGACTACACGTGGCCGACGTTCAACGTCGCCGACTCCGCGATCGTCGTGGGCGTCGTGCTGTTGCTGCTCGAGACGTTCCTCGAGGGCCGCGCGCGCGGCGACGAGGGCGCGAGCGACGCGGTCGACTAACGAGCCAGCTCGGGGCGGTCGGCGAACTGGTCGAGCGCCTCGGGGTTCGCGAGCGCCTCGCGGTTCGCGACGCCGCGGCCCGCGACCACGTCGCGCACGGCGAGCTCGCTGATCTTCCCGCTGCGCGTGCGCGGGATGTCGCGCACCTGCAGGACGACGGCGGGCACGTGGCGCGGGCTCGCCGACGCGCGGATCTCGGCGCGGATGCGCGCGCGCAGCGCGTCGTCGAGCGCGAGCCCCGGCCGCAGCACCACGAACAGCACGACGCGCACGTCGCCGCGCCACGGCTGGCCGATCGCCACGGCCTCGACGACCTCGTCGAGCCGCTCGACCGGCCGGTAGATCTCGGCCGTCCCGATCCGCACGCCGCCGGGGTTCAGCACGGCGTCGGAGCGCCCGTGGATCAC
This genomic interval from Myxococcota bacterium contains the following:
- the lspA gene encoding signal peptidase II, with translation MSDASTPAPAGAAPAALVAPKWKVFLAAFAVVLAADQATKQAVIERFAYGERLRLVDGLLDLTHVRNPGGAFSFLAQLPPDLEWVRPLFFVGMAGLAIALLLGFFARLPAEARFSALALGSVLGGALGNLLDRLRHGEVVDFIDVHLTADYTWPTFNVADSAIVVGVVLLLLETFLEGRARGDEGASDAVD